AGTTAGTGCATCATCAATCCACTCCAGGTCAGAAATGTCAAGGTAAGAGGAAGAAGACAGCAGGTGACAACCCGTGCGACCCACGCGACAGCGGTGCGTAggcgaccagatctggccggttgagCTCCGCTCAGCCTGCCGCGTGGGTCGCATGACCCAGGTGATGCTGCTTGAGGCCacgacccacgcgacggcggtgcgtgggcgaccagatctggccgGCTAAGCTTTGTCGGCTGATCTTCACTCTAGAAGAAACAAGTCCAACGAGGAAAACgatgaataataattttttagtgtAAAACAGGAAACGCAATTATCAGTGAGGGCAATAttggaggaaaaaaatcattaaacccCTCTTTAGCATTTCAAATGCCAACATTTAGCCAACGAGACCTCTAAATGCTGAGCCAAacacctatttttttttccaatgagcTTTAGGGGCTTAAAGTCTCTTGGAAATGCTAAATCAAACGGGACCTTAATAACTAATGTTCTCGGGAACATCAATGGAAAGCAATATCTAAGTCAACTGGTAGTAGAAAGCTTGAATAGACCGATGGATAGCTGTTATGAGTAGCTATATATCACCTGAGATGAACATGCATTTCACGTTATCACACCTTCTCAAAAGAAGTCCTAGATATTCCTTTGACTATCAATCTAAATTTCTAGCAATTTGACAGCAAGTCTCAGGCCTAGAACTCTAGAAAGAATTATGAATGAGAATCCAATCAATCGTTAATCCCTTAGGAAAAGGATAATTTCCTAATATAGCCAACTCTATCCGTGGAAGTTACACCATTACCAAGAAGATTCAATTGTAAGGGCAACCAGATTTTCGGCCATTGTGTCGTTTATCTTCAACGGTTACATCAATCCTCTTGAAGACTAttcaatggctagtttggagaCTGAAGACTATATAGATCAACACATGCTGAAGAAGATACAATGACTACAAGCATAGAAAACTTCATACTCCGATATATTCATTTACTAAAAGTACTTGTCACTGATTGTAATCTCATTTAAGAAGTGCACGAGGGTTACAGTATTGCTTGTGATTTGGTAGTAGGATCTACTAGCTTCGAGTAGAAGCAGCACAAGCTACTGTTGTAGCTACTCCAAGGATTACAAGAGAAGTCTAACCATGTTGGTTGCTGTTAGTTTAGAAGAGTGGTTGCTTGATTTTGATAATTACgcaaaaaagattcaaatttcaataattaaccTGTCAACCCCCTCTATGCCGCACTTTTAGCCGCAACAATTGCCTATATTAACCAAGACGTTTAAGAACCTtgtgataaaaagaaagaacttataGGGAAAGAAGCAAACCAGAGAATCCGATGAAAGGAAGTTCTCCAAAGGCAAATGGGGCAACGAAGGTAAGGATTATTTGCTTTGAGGGCTTGAAATGTGGGCACATCAAATCCGATTGTCCCTTGCtcatcaaattgaagaaaaattaaagagaaacgATGTCATGATAATGAGATCAATGAACAAACAAATCTCTGTTTAATGGCCGACATTCAATCTTAGAATTAAGGGGgaccaaggaaaaaagaatcaatcgTATCTAAACGCACAAGGTCTTGTCCAATCTTTGAATCTAGACGAAGTCGCTATCTCTTGTCATGATTATCTAATTTCGTCTCCATGTACATAACTATGGCCTCTCTTTTGGTCAACCAATCGCATGAATACGAAAGGGACGTGCATAAAGAAACAGGGGCAGTGAATTATTGCATGATGTTTATCACCTCGAGTTGAAGGTCGCATGAAGTTTCTTCCACCTGTTATCTTATCATTTTCACTGTCTCGATTCACATAAATCTGGCCCTTTGTTTTATCAACAGTCAGCATGACGGAGACCTGTGCCATCTAAATTCAACTCACAACTCTAggacatgtatttttttttttttaagtaggaaaattaaattaaactcgTATGAATCCACTGATATTATTGCACCCAAATGTGCGAACCAAAGCTCAACATGATTCAGTCGATAAGAACCAAGACGTTTAAGAACCTtctgataaaaagaaagaacttacaGGGAAAGAAGCAAACCAGAGAATCCGATGAAAGGAAGTTCTCCAAAGGCAAAGGGGACAACGAAGGTAAGGATTATTTGCTTTGAGGGCTTGAAATGTGGGCACATCAAATCCGATTGTCCCTTGCtcatcaaattgaagaaaaattaaagagaaacgATGTCCTGATAATAAGATCAATGAACAAACAAATCTCTGTTTAATGGCCAACATTCAATCTTAGAATTAAGGGGgaccaaggaaaaaagaatcaatcgTATCTAAACGCACAAGGTCTTGTCCAATCTTTGAATCTAGACGAAGTCGCTATCTCTTGTCATGATTATCTAATTTCGTCTCCATGTACATAACTATGGCATCTCTTTTGGTCAACCAATCGCATGAATACGAAAGGGACGTGCATAAAGAAACAGGGGCAATGAATTATTGCATGATGTTTATCACCTCGAGTTGAAGGTCGCATGAAGTTTCTTCCACCTGTTATCTTATCATTTTCACTGTCTCGATTCACATAAATCTGGCCCTTTGTTTTATCAACAGTCAGCTTGACGGAGACCTGTGCCATCTAAATTCAACTCACAACTCTAggacatgtatttttttttttttttaagtaggaaaattaaattaaactcgTATGAATCCACTGATATTATTGTACCCAAATGTGCGAACCAAAGCTCAACATGATTCAGTCGATAAGAACCAAGACGTTTAAGAACCTtgtgataaaaagaaagaacttacaGGGAAAGAAGCAAACCAGAGAATCCGATGAAAGGAAGTTCTCCAAAGGCAAATGGGGCAACGAAGGTAAGGATTATTTGCTTTGAGGGCTTGAAATGTGGGCACATCAAATCCGATTGTCCCTTGCtcatcaaattgaagaaaaaattaaagataaacgATGTCCTGATAATGAGATCAATGAACAAACAAATCTCTGTTTAATGGCCGACATTCAATCTTAGAATTAAGGGGgaccaaggaaaaaagaatcaatcgTATCTAAACGCACAAGGTCTTGTCCAATCTTTGAATCTAGACGAAGTCGCTATCTCTTGTCATGATTATCTAATTTCGTCTCCATGTACATAACTATGGCCTCTCTTTTGGTCAACCAATCGCATGAATACGAAAGGGACGTGCATAAAGAAACAGGGGCAATGAATTATTGCATGATGTTTATCACCTCGAGTTGAAGGTCGCATGAAGTTTCTTCCACCTGTTATCTTATCATTTTCACTGTCTCGATTCACATAAATCTGGCCCTTTGTTTTATCAATAGTCAGCATGACGGAGACCTGTGCCATCTAAATTCAACTCACAACTCTAggacatgtattttttttttttttttttttaagtaggaaaattaaattaaactcgTATGAATCCACTGATATTATTGTACCCAAATGTGCGAACCAAAGCTCAACATGATTCAGTCGATAAGAACCAAGACGTTTAAGAACCTtgtgataaaaagaaagaa
The window above is part of the Eucalyptus grandis isolate ANBG69807.140 chromosome 6, ASM1654582v1, whole genome shotgun sequence genome. Proteins encoded here:
- the LOC104450956 gene encoding uncharacterized protein LOC104450956 isoform X2; translated protein: MAQVSVMLTIDKTKGQIYVNRDSENDKITGGRNFMRPSTRGTIGFDVPTFQALKANNPYLRCPICLWRTSFHRILWFASFPVSVKLTVDKTKGQIYVNRDSENDKITGGRNFMRPSTRGTIGFDVPTFQALKANNPYLRCPLCLWRTSFHRILWFASFPVSVMLTVDKTKGQIYVNRDSENDKITGGRNFMRPSTRGDKHHAIIHCPCFFMHVPFVFMRLVDQKRGHSYVHGDEIR
- the LOC104450956 gene encoding uncharacterized protein LOC104450956 isoform X4, which gives rise to MAQVSVMLTIDKTKGQIYVNRDSENDKITGGRNFMRPSTRGTIGFDVPTFQALKANNPYLRCPICLWRTSFHRILWFASFPVSVKLTVDKTKGQIYVNRDSENDKITGGRNFMRPSTRGTIGFDVPTFQALKANNPYLRCPLCLWRTSFHRILWFASFPVSSFFLSEGS
- the LOC104450956 gene encoding uncharacterized protein LOC104450956 isoform X3, with translation MAQVSVMLTIDKTKGQIYVNRDSENDKITGGRNFMRPSTRGTIGFDVPTFQALKANNPYLRCPICLWRTSFHRILWFASFPVSVKLTVDKTKGQIYVNRDSENDKITGGRNFMRPSTRGTIGFDVPTFQALKANNPYLRCPLCLWRTSFHRILWFASFPGQSDLMCPHFKPSKQIILTFVAPFAFGELPFIGFSE
- the LOC104450956 gene encoding uncharacterized protein LOC104450956 isoform X1 encodes the protein MAQVSVMLTIDKTKGQIYVNRDSENDKITGGRNFMRPSTRGTIGFDVPTFQALKANNPYLRCPICLWRTSFHRILWFASFPVSVKLTVDKTKGQIYVNRDSENDKITGGRNFMRPSTRGTIGFDVPTFQALKANNPYLRCPLCLWRTSFHRILWFASFPGQSDLMCPHFKPSKQIILTFVAPFAFGELPFIGFSGLLLSLVKISRQSLAGQIWSPTHRRRVGRGLKQHHLGHATHAAG